TGTACTGTGACTTTTCTGGATACACGGATATGGCACGTGGTTCTGCAAATTTACTAGGATATGAGATTCCAGAAAACTTCCAAGGGCCATTTTTCTCACAGTCTTTCCGTGAACTTTGGTCGAGATGGCATATCACACTTTCTTCCTGGTTACGTGATTATATTTACATTCCACTAGGTGGAAGTAAAGGTTCCATCTTTCGTTCCAACATAAACTCTTTTATCACTATGTGCCTCGGCGGGCTTTGGCATGGTGCCAACTGGGCATTCGTATTTTGGGGTGCTTATTTAGGGGCACTCATCTGGGTGGAAAGATCATTGTATTTAGGTCGAGGGAAAAAGAAATTTTTACCAGATACTCTTCCATTTGTGGGAATCATTCGAACAATTGTTGTGTTTATCATATTTACTTTTTCGGGTGTTTTCTTTCGAGCAGCGGCCCGGGGTGAAGAATCTATGACGGTAGCTTTTGAAATTTTCAAAGGTGTTTTAACATTCCGCAATACGGGTGAAACTTTAAGCCGAGTGGATGAACTTCCTACTTTCATTGCCTTGGGACTGATGTTCAACTGGTTTCAATATTCAAACTATGTGTATGAAAAACTAAAACCTTATCAAAATATTCTCCTTCCTATTCTATCAGTAGTCATTCTACTTTTGCTCGGAATTTTTGGAGATGGTGGGCAAGATTTTATTTACTTCCAGTTCTAAATCCTTACTTCAAAAAAGTAAAGTAGGCAACAAACAAATGGGCAGAAGAGTTCCTTTGACTCTTCTGCCCATTTGTTTGTTATTCCTTAGTATCCATTGTGCACCCAAAATAGATTGGATCCGTGCACTTCCTACGGATCTTCCTCGAGATACAAAGATTTCTTTAGGTGTCTATGTCAGACCAACGGAAAAAAAATCACCATATAACTCAAAACAATTCCATTTGTATTGGAAAGAAGAAATCCACCTCCAACAAAACTCTCAGTTTGTGAAAACCTGGAGTGTATGGAAGGTTTACGAGGATCATTCAGAATTCCATCAAAAAGAAGGATTGGGTACATTTGAAAAATCTGGAGAGTGGGTTTTACTTAAAACAAACTCAATTTCCGAAGTGGAATGCGAATCAACCAAAAAAGATAAAACAATCCCTCAGAGAAAAGATTGGTTCTCCTTGTTTCCGTGTTCACTTCAAACTCCAAAATCCAATCGCCGAATAGAACATCGTTTGTTGTATTATTATGACGGGAAATCTCTTTATCCCTTACAATTTGAGTCAGGTTATCATGAAGCGGATTTTGGGATTGCGTGGGAATCCGATCTACCTTACACAAGATCTAGTTTGTTCGAAAAAGCTAGGCTGAAATACGGAAAAAAAGAATTCCAACCCCACGTGTACAACCACGTGAAGTTGGATTGATTCGAAGAAGAATCAAAAAAGGGTAACCATCTCTAGAAAGAATCATTACATACAGTTTTTATCTGAGTGCCACCACAGCACAAGCGCGGGCATATTCTTTGTATTCTACATTTGCCTTTTGTTCGAATTTTGTAATCCCGTGTTGACGAAAAGCTTCACTCGCTTTTTTGGCATGTGTGGATGCTTCACAAAAGTTTCCCGCCTTTGAGTGTGCCTGGCTTGCAAGGTATTGGATGGAAGCAAAACTCTTGTGTTCGCTCATTCCAATTGCTTCTCTAATTTTAATTGCTCTCGAATAATGTCCGGATGCTAAATCAAACTCGCCCATCACCTCTTCTTCACTTGCAAGTTTCACAAGTTCATTTGAGATCGCAGTGAGCGTTTCTTTATCATATTGGTTGATGAGGGAATCCAGGTCTTCATTCATCAAAGAAGACTCTCCAGCTGAAATGGAAGCGGTAAGTGCCAAAACTAGAATGGTTAGAATTGCCTTTTTCATATTCCCTCCGAACCAACGGTTCTATTAGTTTAATGCAACTATCGTGCCAGGCACAAAGTGGCCTAAACACAGAGAGATTGCCAAACAAAGGGATAACCAATGAGAAAACAGGAGTGTATTTGCTTAAAAAGTACGCAAAATGTAGAATTGGAAATAAATTCTGCTGCCGAAAGGGAAACTGACTGAAAAAGGATAGCCGCTTACTTTTGTGCCTTGGTTTCCTTGGTAAGCGAGTTGCCAAACCGAGTGTATGAAAAAAGAAAGTCACTTACTTTTGTGAGCTACTTTCCTGTGACAAAGCAAAGGTATAAGGTTCGTTTATTTCAATTCCTCATCAGAGATTTCCAACTCTCTTTGGAGAAAGTCGGTTAGATCCATCGAGCGGTAGTGATCACGGTCCCCGTCACACTGCCGCCCACCTGGAACAGCAAGAGTGCGACCTGCTATGGTAATTGGTTTTAAAAATAAATTTCCAGTCAAAGGACAGTTGGGTCCAGGAGAAAGTCCATTAAAAGCACAAGTGGCACCTTTGACCACATCAGCAGGTATTTCCTCTGCTTTTCCATTCGGATAGAATACGGGGTATGGGCCTTCGTTGTACCAACGAGAGTACATCTTCCCCCAAATCGGGGCAGCAACACCTGCGGCAGTAACACCTTTACCAAGGGAAAGTGAGGATTTATCGAATCCCATCCAAACAATGGATGTGTATTTTGGATCAAAGCCTGCATACCAAACATTGGTATAAGAGGAAGTAGAACCAGTTTTTCCACCGGACTCGCCCTTATAATTTCCTTTATCAGAAGCACGAAGAGCTTGGGTTGGTGTTCCACCCATAGCAACACCAATTAACATTTGCTTAATGATATAAGCAGTTGCTTCAGGAATGATTTGAATCGTCCCGTTTTTTGCTTCCTCCGCAAGAGTCTCTTGGACTTCCTTCTCTTTATTATAAACAACAGAACCACTTTGATTCAAAACATAACGAACGCTAAACGGAATTACATCTTTTCCTTTATTTGCTAAAATAGAATAACCCAATGCCATTTCATAGGGAGTTAACTCCGCCACTCCGAGAGCCAATGCAGGACCAGTAGGGAACCTGGATTTATTTGCTTTGGTAACTTTGGATGCAAAATCAATGACAGCATCAGTTCCAGTTCTCATCAGTACCTGAACAGAAACAATATTAAGAGATAAGGATAAAGCACGAGAAAGCGGAACCATTCCTCTAAAATCACCAGAGATATCCTGTGGAGAATAACCTTCCCCTTCTTCGGTGATTGTTGTTAAAGGTGCATCCATAATTCCAGTGCCAGAACCAACTGCTCTGTTTTGAATTGCTGCAGCATAAACAAATGGTTTGAATGCAGAACCAGTTTGACGTCTCGCTTGCATAGCGCGGTTAAATTGATTTTTAGGGGAAAATCTGGATCCACCCACCATCGTTTGGATATAACCAGTTTGGTGGTCAATCGTGACGATGGCACCTTCAACATGTAAGTTGGAAGAAAATACAAGAGAAGACCTTTGAAATTCTTTGACTGCGGAACTTTCGTTTTCAGAAGGAGTGAAATCGGTCAAAAGTTCCAACGCAGGTGCCATTTCTTTTTCTAAATGAAGCCGAAATACTTGCCTATCATCCAAACTTGTAACGTAAGGAACACCAACGGGAAAAATTGAACCGAACAAATTGTACAAGGAAACTAGGCCCCTATCAGCTCTTCCCACATAACGGAAGTTTGCACCAAAAGCATATTTATCTTGTTCGATAAGACCTTTCCTAAGTTCTTCTTCTGCAATCTCTTGTTTTCTAACATCAAGCGTTGTATAAACTCTTAATCCGCCAGTGTACAACGCCTCTTCTCCTAGTTCTTTCTCTAGAATTTGGCGCACCCATTCCGTAAAATAAGGAGCTCTATTGAGTTTTGCACCCCATGTGGAACGAGAAGGAGATTGTGTGATCACAACTGGCCAGTATCTTTCCCAAAATTCATCGTGGATTTTTTGAACTTGGTCTTTGGGAATAAAACCATTTTTTGCCATCAGCCCCAAAACCACCAGATGAGCCTGTTTTGCTTCTTTGGGGTTTTTGAAAGGAGAATACGTTACAGGTGCTTTGGGAAGTCTCGCAAGCATGGCAGCTTCGGCAATGCTCAAATCTCTAACATCTTTTTGGAAATAAACATTAGCTGCAGAAGAAAGACCAGTGGTTCCATGTCCTAAATAAATTAAGTTAAAATAGATTTCTAAAATTTCTTCTTTAGTATACTCTTGTTCAATTTGCAAAGTGAGGAGTGCTTCTAAAAACTTACGTCCAAATGTTTTTTTCCTTTGTTGTAAGATTGTTTTTGCAAGCTGTTGGGTAAGAGTAGATCCACCTTGGACAATCCGTCCGGCAAAAACGTTTTTGATGGCAGCACGAACAATGGCTAAAAAATCAATACCAAAGTGATTGAAAAAATTATCATCTTCTACTGATAAAAATGCATGAATGACATGAGGAGGAATGTCGCTGTATTTTAGTAATTCTTGTTTGTGGCGATACAGTTCTGCGAACAAAACTCCATTCGAATCGTAGAGTTTGGTAGGAGTGGTTGGTTGATAAGATGCCAACTTTTGTAACTCCTTTCCTTTATTTACCTCAGAAAGTATGTATCCAAAAAAGAATCCGCCAAGGAGCGCAATACTAAAGAAAGTAGTGATTGTAATTCGAAGTGTTTTTTCTTTGTTCATGGTCTTATAGGTGGAAGCGTAAACCTTCCCTTGCTAAATGAATTTTTAATTTTTTTTCGCCTAACTGTTCTTTGTGGAGTTTGGCATCCTTATAAATTTCGTATATTTTTTCATCTGAATAACTTGGTTCATGATGTGTTAGGACTAAGTTTTTTACGCGCCAGGATGTTGCACAATTCACTGACATAGTGTAGGCGGTATGCCCCCAATCAAACTTGGAAAAAGATTCATCTAAAGTATATTGGGTATCTAATATAAGTAAATCAGCATCTGCAAAGAAAGGTTGGCATTCATGGATTAGATCCATATCTGCTCCCGTAAATTCCGCATCAGTGGCAAAAATAAAAATTTTACCGGCTCTATTGGTAAACTTATACGCAAAAGACCCCCCCGGATGTTTTAAAGGATAACATTCCACCTTCATCCCAGATCCAAATTCTAAAACATCCCCAGGAAAGAAGAGTTTGAAATCTTTCGCAGATCCGGTTCCATCCAAGGGAACTGGAAAAAACTCAGGTTCTTGTTGTTTTTGCAAACGGGATTCTAAATCGGAATAAGGAGAGTAAAAATTAAGGAGGAAGTCAGGGAAATAGATGGGCTTAAAGAAAGGGAGTCCTTGGATATGATCCCAATGGGTGTGCGTGATAAAGAAAGAGACTGTCCTTTTTAATTTGTTGGAAAGATAATCGGAGACAAGTTCATCTCCCAAATTCCGAAGCCCTGTTCCCATATCCAAAACAAAAACTTCGCCATCATCATCGGTGACAGAAACACAAGTTGTGTCAGATCCCGTGACAAATTTGAGATGGTATGGGAGGTCTTGCCAGAATTCATCGGCCGAAACACCAGCCCCCGATTGCCGATAGAGGTCCAGAATATCGATAATTTTTTTGCGGTAGTCTTGGTTTCGGAGGGGACTCGCAATGGAGCCGCGGACTCCGTAGAGTTGCACAATCACTTCCTCGATGCTAGGAAATCGACTTTCCTTGTCACTCAAGATTTGCGACCTTGAATTTATGGCCTCTCGTTACCCAGGATATGAACTCCGATTTGGACCCCCAATGGTTCCCGTTGTACGCACTCTCATCATCATAAACGCAGTAATATTCCTTCTGCAGATGATAACGAAACTGGCTTTCCATTCTCCCATTCTAGAACTTTATTTCGGCCTTACCCCGGAACTGGTTTTCAATGGTTGGGTCTGGCAACTCCTGAGTTATGCCTTTCTACACGGGAGTTTTTTACATATTCTGTTTAATATGCTGAGCCTTTGGATGTTTGGTTCAGAACTTGCCGAGAATTGGGGAGAAAGAGCCTTTTTAAAATTTTATCTTTTCACTGCATTTCTTGGCGGGGTGGGTACTGTCGTTGCCCAATTTTTTGGTTTTCCCCAAGGACTAGTGGTCGGGGCAAGCGCGAGTATCTATGGACTACTCGTTGCCTATGCGATGACTTGGCCAAACCGAGAACTTCTTGTTTTTCTCATCTTTCCCATGAGAGCCAAATACTTTGTCATGATTGTAATGCTTATGGTACTGTTTGCGCAAGGGGAAAGAGTGGCCCATTTTGCTCATTTAGGAGGAGCCATTGGAGGTTTTTTCTTGATGAAAGTTTACACTGGCTGGAAAAAGAAAGTGGGTTCCCTTCCGACTTGGTCTCTCTCTCGGTATCTGCAAAAACGCAGGTTTATGCGTTACCAGGAAGAAATGGCAAAAAGAGAAAACGCAAAAACGAAAGTGGATGAACTTTTGGAAAAAATTTCCAAAAATGGGATGGATTCCCTTTCCCGAAGTGAAAGAAAGTTTTTAAACGAAGCCTCACAGAAATATTTTAACGAGTGAATTCCAACAAAATATTCTTTTTTCCAGAAATACCACCTAGGTCACCTTACTATAACTTGGCGATCGAGGAGGCAATAGCTTTAAAACTGGTTTCCGAAGGGATCACGGCAGGGGTGAGGTTATGGAAAAATCCTGATTCCATCATTTTGGGTCTTTCGGAAAATCCATTCCGAAACATCAAAGAAGAAGTGGTGACAAAATACGAATCGGTTGCAAGGACTGTTGGGTTTCATAAAAAGCCAAAACCTAATTTTTGTTATATTGCAAGACGAGCTTCCGGTGGGGGGACGGTCTTTCACTCGCTTTCAGGAAATATCAATTACTCTCTCTATTTTAATTTGGATGAGAGGAAGGATCTTTTTCCTGTCAAAGATTCGTATGATATCCTCCTTGGAATTGTAGCAAAGTCCTTGGGAAGACAAAACATCCAATGTTTTCCAAAAGGGAAATCCGATTTGGTTCTGGAAAAAAATGGAATCTATAAAAAGATTTCAGGAAACGCTCAATTTCGAAAACGGAATTGTATTGTCCAACATGGAACACTCATTTTGGAAGATCGATTAATTGAACGTGTGGCAGAAGTCCTGTACCACCCTCCCGAAGAACCTGACTATCGTAAAGAAAGAAGTCACAAAGAATTTCTTACCTCCCTTCCCAATTTTTTTTCTGAAAAGGTTTGGGCAAAAGATCTTGTTCGGGAAGTTTTTTCTTATTTAGGAGAATCTGAGCCAGAGGATTTTTCAAAAATTTCCTTCTTTGGCTCTGACTTTTCTACTTTTCGGAAACACGTGCTCCAAGAATCTGAATCTATTCGCAAGAAGAAATACCAAAATCCAGAATACACACTTCATAGAGAAATTCCAACATGAGTTATTTAGAAAAACAAGATCCAGAAGTCTACGCCGCTTTAAAAAAAGAAGACGAACGCCAAGAACATTCCCTAGAAATGATTGCTAGTGAAAACTTTGTATCCCGTCCAGTGTTGGAAGCTTACCACTCCACTCTTACGAACAAATATGCGGAAGGTTATCCTGGGAAACGTTACTACAACGGATGCGAAAACGCAGACAAGATAGAACAACTCGCAATTGAACGAGCAAAAAAAATGTTTGGTGCCGAATATGCGAATGTGCAACCACATAGCGGCGCACAGGCGAATATGGCAGTATTTCTTGCAACACTCGAACCAGGAGATAGTTTCCTTGGAATGAATTTGGCTCATGGTGGTCACCTAACTCATGGTAGTGCTGTCAACATCAGTGGAAAGTATTTTAAGCCAATCCCTTATGGTGTGGATGAAAAAACAGAAACGATCAATTATGATGAAGTGGCAAAACTCGCCAAAGAACACAAACCAAAACTAATTGTTGTGGGTGCATCTGCTTATCCAAGAACCATTGATTTTAATAAGTTCCGTGAAATTGCCAATGGAATTGGGGCCAAAATCATGGCGGATATTGCACATATCTCTGGTCTTGTAGTTGCAGGAGAACACCCAAGTCCAATAGGAGTTTGTGATTTTGTAACAACGACAACTCACAAAACTTTACGTGGACCAAGAGGAGGACTCATTCTTTCCTCCGCAGAACACGAAAAGATTTTAAACTCAAGAGTGTTTCCCGGAATCCAAGGGGGACCACTCATGCACGTGATTGCAGCAAAAGCCGTTGCCTTCGGCGAAGCTCTCAGGCCAGATTACAAAACTTATATCCAACAAGTAGTAAAGAATGCAAAAGTTCTGGCAGATACATTCCAAAAACGTGGATTTCGTGTGGTTTCTGGCGGAACAGACAACCATATTGTTCTTCTTGATGTTTCAGTAAAAGGACTCACGGGAAATGATGCTGCGAATGGGTTGGATCATGTAGGAGTGACAGTCAATAAAAATGCAATTCCTTTTGATAAAAATCCTCCTGCAGTTGCTTCAGGAATCCGACTAGGAACACCTGCCCTTACTACTCGCGGTTTAAAAGAAAAAGAAATTGAAGCAGTAGGAAATCTAATTTGTGATTACCTGGATCATTTTGGTGATTCTACTTGGGAATCCAAAGTAAAAGCAGGAGTGAAAGAAATTACTTCTGCTTTTCCAATGAAAAACTTCCGATTAGAAGACTAACTCTCGCTAAATGCTAAAACCTCTCTCCGTTCCGAATATTCATTGGAAAGCGGATCGGGGAAGGTTCTTTCCACAATCTCCACTTCTTTTTTGCCATAAAATAAAATCGTAGATGCACGAGTTCCGTAACCTGGAACACGAATTCGAATGGATGATAAATACCTTTCTCTCTCCAAACCAATCCCTGTGTCGGGCAGAAGAGAGTCTTCTTTCACAATGTCAGCATCAGAAAGTAAACGAAAGAACTCTAAAGTGACACGGGAGATCCAATTGTCATTCATCGGAATGGAATCAAACACCTGTTTCACGTTCGCCTTTAGTTTTGCCGTTTTTGGCCAAACCGTATTCCAACTCGCGTTACTCACTGCATGAAAACCTGGTAACAATTCAGATTCTTGTAATGGATCTCCTCCCACATAGTTTGCTTCTTTGCCATCATACAAAAATAAATTAAAACCTTCGAACTGGCTCGCATTAGAGAAAACTTCTGCCCTATAATTTCGAGAAGAAAGGTCCTTGGGTGATTGCAGAAAATCTAATACAAGTTTGCCTCTTGATTTTGGATGGGGATGCGAAGGATTTCGAAAATTTCTGACATTGGTAAGAAAGGAAACCTTACCTAAAGAACTCGCACCAAGCCAAGTTCCCCCTGCTTTTAAATCCTTTCCCGCAATGATTTTAGGACTCGTATCCCATAAGTGAAGGGAGGCCGTTGGCCTTTCAAAAAACTCATCTCTATTGGAGACAATGACAAGAGGGTAATCCGGATGAACCCTATATGCGATCACAACTAAGCACATCCCTGTAAAAAAAACGAAAAAAGAAGGTAAAAGAAAGCGAAAAACCTGGGAAATATTTAGATTGAACGCCAAAAACCATATTAAATCATGAATTGCAGTACATTATGAAAGCATTGGAAGCCATAAAAGCCGTCTCAATTTTCCAGGAATCCGTTCTGGATTGGCATAAAAAAGAAGCCCCTCATCCAAACCCTTACCCAGAAGGAAGTCTCGAATCGACTCTCTACCAAAAAAACCATATTGATACCATCCAATGGCACATTGAAGATGAAATCCGAAGGCCGGACATTGCTTTGGAAGAAGTAGTAGCTCTCAAACGAAAGATCGATAAACTAAACCAAGATAGAACTGATATGGTGGAAAAACTCGACGACTTTGTCATTGAGATGTTTCGTTCCATCACTCCCAAACCAGATGCGAGACTAAACTCCGAATCACCAGCTTGGTTACTAGATCGAATGAGTATCCTGGAACTAAAGATCTACCATATGGAAGAACAAGTTTCCAGAAAGGATGCGTCTGCATCAAAAGAACATATAGCCAAATGCCAAACAAAACTCGATATTCTCCTAGACCAAAGGGAAGATCTCAAAAAATGTTTGGACGAACTTTTTTCGGACTACTCACTTGGAATCAAAAGAGTAAAAGTTTATCGTCAAATGAAGATGTACAATGATCAAAATCTAAATCCATCATTGTATAAGAATCAAAAATGACAAACCTCTTAGTATTACGATTTTCGGCGATGGGAGATGTAGCTTTGATGACCCCAGCACTCATCGCCATAGCAGCAAAATATTCAAATATTCAGCTGACAGTTGTTACAAGAGGAAACTTCGCACCATTTTTCTATAATATCCCTAATCTCAATGTTCTAGGAATAAATCTAAAAAAATATAAAGGGATTCTAGGTCTCTGGAGGATGTATCGTGACATCGCCAAACTAGGTCCATTCGGTCATGTAATTGATTTACATGGTTCTGTCCGTTCCAGGTTCATTGCTTTTTTATTTCGAAGCCAAGGTGTCCCCTATTCTAAAATCATCAAAGGCCGTAGGGAAAAATTAGCACAAACAAGACGTTATAATAAAAAATTAAACCAACTTCCTCATACAGTAGAACGTTATTTAAATGTTTTTCGTAAAGCAGGATTTGATGCACCCATTCGAAAAGGTCCATGGTTAAATGTTGATGGAGAATCCAAAGTGTATGCGAGGGATTTTTTTAAATCCATTGGCATTGACAAAAAAGAAGGTCAATG
This genomic stretch from Leptospira meyeri harbors:
- a CDS encoding NRDE family protein, with protein sequence MIAYRVHPDYPLVIVSNRDEFFERPTASLHLWDTSPKIIAGKDLKAGGTWLGASSLGKVSFLTNVRNFRNPSHPHPKSRGKLVLDFLQSPKDLSSRNYRAEVFSNASQFEGFNLFLYDGKEANYVGGDPLQESELLPGFHAVSNASWNTVWPKTAKLKANVKQVFDSIPMNDNWISRVTLEFFRLLSDADIVKEDSLLPDTGIGLERERYLSSIRIRVPGYGTRASTILFYGKKEVEIVERTFPDPLSNEYSERREVLAFSES
- a CDS encoding lipoate--protein ligase family protein: MNSNKIFFFPEIPPRSPYYNLAIEEAIALKLVSEGITAGVRLWKNPDSIILGLSENPFRNIKEEVVTKYESVARTVGFHKKPKPNFCYIARRASGGGTVFHSLSGNINYSLYFNLDERKDLFPVKDSYDILLGIVAKSLGRQNIQCFPKGKSDLVLEKNGIYKKISGNAQFRKRNCIVQHGTLILEDRLIERVAEVLYHPPEEPDYRKERSHKEFLTSLPNFFSEKVWAKDLVREVFSYLGESEPEDFSKISFFGSDFSTFRKHVLQESESIRKKKYQNPEYTLHREIPT
- the glyA gene encoding serine hydroxymethyltransferase; translated protein: MSYLEKQDPEVYAALKKEDERQEHSLEMIASENFVSRPVLEAYHSTLTNKYAEGYPGKRYYNGCENADKIEQLAIERAKKMFGAEYANVQPHSGAQANMAVFLATLEPGDSFLGMNLAHGGHLTHGSAVNISGKYFKPIPYGVDEKTETINYDEVAKLAKEHKPKLIVVGASAYPRTIDFNKFREIANGIGAKIMADIAHISGLVVAGEHPSPIGVCDFVTTTTHKTLRGPRGGLILSSAEHEKILNSRVFPGIQGGPLMHVIAAKAVAFGEALRPDYKTYIQQVVKNAKVLADTFQKRGFRVVSGGTDNHIVLLDVSVKGLTGNDAANGLDHVGVTVNKNAIPFDKNPPAVASGIRLGTPALTTRGLKEKEIEAVGNLICDYLDHFGDSTWESKVKAGVKEITSAFPMKNFRLED
- a CDS encoding glycosyltransferase family 9 protein — protein: MTNLLVLRFSAMGDVALMTPALIAIAAKYSNIQLTVVTRGNFAPFFYNIPNLNVLGINLKKYKGILGLWRMYRDIAKLGPFGHVIDLHGSVRSRFIAFLFRSQGVPYSKIIKGRREKLAQTRRYNKKLNQLPHTVERYLNVFRKAGFDAPIRKGPWLNVDGESKVYARDFFKSIGIDKKEGQWFGFAPFAGHELKEWSFEKCKRLVEVLLDEFPDCNVFLFGGKDEAKELEILRNGHRRAHIVQGGNLGIRGELGIMDRLDVMIGMDSSNVHIAALLKKPVIGIYGTTHPLSGFGPFAQEDSGVLQVDLPCRPCSIYGNTKCWRGDHACMELIDPLDVVRRIRLIQNVNTLW
- a CDS encoding MBL fold metallo-hydrolase, coding for MIVQLYGVRGSIASPLRNQDYRKKIIDILDLYRQSGAGVSADEFWQDLPYHLKFVTGSDTTCVSVTDDDGEVFVLDMGTGLRNLGDELVSDYLSNKLKRTVSFFITHTHWDHIQGLPFFKPIYFPDFLLNFYSPYSDLESRLQKQQEPEFFPVPLDGTGSAKDFKLFFPGDVLEFGSGMKVECYPLKHPGGSFAYKFTNRAGKIFIFATDAEFTGADMDLIHECQPFFADADLLILDTQYTLDESFSKFDWGHTAYTMSVNCATSWRVKNLVLTHHEPSYSDEKIYEIYKDAKLHKEQLGEKKLKIHLAREGLRFHL
- a CDS encoding DUF4254 domain-containing protein, which translates into the protein MKALEAIKAVSIFQESVLDWHKKEAPHPNPYPEGSLESTLYQKNHIDTIQWHIEDEIRRPDIALEEVVALKRKIDKLNQDRTDMVEKLDDFVIEMFRSITPKPDARLNSESPAWLLDRMSILELKIYHMEEQVSRKDASASKEHIAKCQTKLDILLDQREDLKKCLDELFSDYSLGIKRVKVYRQMKMYNDQNLNPSLYKNQK
- a CDS encoding penicillin-binding protein 1A, whose amino-acid sequence is MNKEKTLRITITTFFSIALLGGFFFGYILSEVNKGKELQKLASYQPTTPTKLYDSNGVLFAELYRHKQELLKYSDIPPHVIHAFLSVEDDNFFNHFGIDFLAIVRAAIKNVFAGRIVQGGSTLTQQLAKTILQQRKKTFGRKFLEALLTLQIEQEYTKEEILEIYFNLIYLGHGTTGLSSAANVYFQKDVRDLSIAEAAMLARLPKAPVTYSPFKNPKEAKQAHLVVLGLMAKNGFIPKDQVQKIHDEFWERYWPVVITQSPSRSTWGAKLNRAPYFTEWVRQILEKELGEEALYTGGLRVYTTLDVRKQEIAEEELRKGLIEQDKYAFGANFRYVGRADRGLVSLYNLFGSIFPVGVPYVTSLDDRQVFRLHLEKEMAPALELLTDFTPSENESSAVKEFQRSSLVFSSNLHVEGAIVTIDHQTGYIQTMVGGSRFSPKNQFNRAMQARRQTGSAFKPFVYAAAIQNRAVGSGTGIMDAPLTTITEEGEGYSPQDISGDFRGMVPLSRALSLSLNIVSVQVLMRTGTDAVIDFASKVTKANKSRFPTGPALALGVAELTPYEMALGYSILANKGKDVIPFSVRYVLNQSGSVVYNKEKEVQETLAEEAKNGTIQIIPEATAYIIKQMLIGVAMGGTPTQALRASDKGNYKGESGGKTGSTSSYTNVWYAGFDPKYTSIVWMGFDKSSLSLGKGVTAAGVAAPIWGKMYSRWYNEGPYPVFYPNGKAEEIPADVVKGATCAFNGLSPGPNCPLTGNLFLKPITIAGRTLAVPGGRQCDGDRDHYRSMDLTDFLQRELEISDEELK
- a CDS encoding rhomboid family intramembrane serine protease gives rise to the protein MASRYPGYELRFGPPMVPVVRTLIIINAVIFLLQMITKLAFHSPILELYFGLTPELVFNGWVWQLLSYAFLHGSFLHILFNMLSLWMFGSELAENWGERAFLKFYLFTAFLGGVGTVVAQFFGFPQGLVVGASASIYGLLVAYAMTWPNRELLVFLIFPMRAKYFVMIVMLMVLFAQGERVAHFAHLGGAIGGFFLMKVYTGWKKKVGSLPTWSLSRYLQKRRFMRYQEEMAKRENAKTKVDELLEKISKNGMDSLSRSERKFLNEASQKYFNE